Proteins from one Meriones unguiculatus strain TT.TT164.6M chromosome 10, Bangor_MerUng_6.1, whole genome shotgun sequence genomic window:
- the Tmem167b gene encoding protein kish-B isoform X1 — MTNVYSLDGILVFGLLFVCTCAYFKKVPRLKTWLLSEKKGVWGVFYKAAVIGTRLHAAVAIACIIMAFYVLFIK; from the exons ATGACGAACG TGTACTCCTTGGACGGGATTCTGGTGTTTGGTTTGCTCTTTGTTTGCACCTGTGCCTACTTCAAGAAAGTCCCTCGTCTCAAGACCTGGCTGCTTTCAGAGAAGAAGGGAGTTTGGGGTGTGTTTTACAAAG CTGCTGTGATTGGAACCCGGCTGCATGCTGCTGTTGCAATTGCCTGCATTATAATGGCCTTTTACGTCCTGTTCATCAAATGA
- the Tmem167b gene encoding protein kish-B isoform X2, which translates to MTNVYSLDGILVFGLLFVCTCAYFKKVPRLKTWLLSEKKGVWGVFYKGKVLSGHREKIAIFERCGSVHEKGCCDWNPAACCCCNCLHYNGLLRPVHQMNSKVPSLSTANQGDKDEEVVGNLDPV; encoded by the exons ATGACGAACG TGTACTCCTTGGACGGGATTCTGGTGTTTGGTTTGCTCTTTGTTTGCACCTGTGCCTACTTCAAGAAAGTCCCTCGTCTCAAGACCTGGCTGCTTTCAGAGAAGAAGGGAGTTTGGGGTGTGTTTTACAAAGGTAAGGTCTTATCTGGACACAGAGAGAAGATAGCCATTTTTGAGCGGTGTGGTTCTGTACATGAGAAGGG CTGCTGTGATTGGAACCCGGCTGCATGCTGCTGTTGCAATTGCCTGCATTATAATGGCCTTTTACGTCCTGTTCATCAAATGAATTCCAAAGTACCCAGCTTATCAACTGCCAACCAAGGGGATAAAGATGAAGAAGTTGTCGGAAACCTGGACCCAGTGTAG
- the Cfap276 gene encoding cilia- and flagella-associated protein 276, which translates to MPHTQESFSHAVISGEDNNLGNPRTAKKLPHKNPAHLAQHQEPWTRLNAKATITSKRREAYFFDPKIPKDDLDFRLAALYDHHTGIFKNKTEILLQQETTEDIRKKQMQFPGESLQAPPAPITSRANIRHWISPKKESIHSIQGSIVSPHTAATNGGYSRKTDGGFFST; encoded by the exons ATGCCTCACACTCAAGAATCTTTCTCGCACGCTGTGATAAGTGGTGAAGACAACAACTTGGGAAATCCGCGGACCGCTAAG AAATTGCCGCATAAGAACCCAGCTCACCTTGCTCAGCATCAGGAACCCTGGACCCGGCTCAATGCAAAAGCCACGATCACCTCCAAGAGGCGAGAAGCCTACTTTTTTGATCCTAAG ATACCAAAGGATGATCTGGATTTCCGCTTAGCAGCCTTGTATGACCACCACACCGGGATATTCAAGAACAAAACTGAGATATTGTTGCAACAGGAGACTACTGAGGATATCCGTAA GAAGCAGATGCAGTTTCCTGGAGAATCTCTCCAGGCTCCTCCAGCACCCATTACTTCCCGGGCTAACATCAGGCACTGGATCAGCCCTAAGAAAGAGTCCATCCATAGCATCCAGGGATCCATAG TGTCTCCTCATACTGCAGCCACCAATGGAGGCTACTCCCGAAAAACGGATGGTGGCTTCTTCTCCACCTAG